One genomic region from Stutzerimonas decontaminans encodes:
- the flgG gene encoding flagellar basal-body rod protein FlgG, protein MNSALWVSKTGLAAQDKAMATVANNLANVNTNGFKSDRAVFEDLFYVIEKQPGAQADEINTVPSGIQLGSGVRVAGTQKVFTEGSIQTTGQPMDLAIVGRGFFQVESPNGDIFYTENGQFQLNAEGMMVNAQGLPLNPAIEVPEGSTGFTVGSDGIVTAVLAGDTLPSELGQITLVNFTNPGGLEALGGNLYRETVASGEPVEGVPGEEGLGQLKQGVLEGSNVQVVEAMVAMIAIQRAYEANAKVLDAASGMQQFLNQTV, encoded by the coding sequence ATGAATTCCGCACTTTGGGTCAGCAAGACCGGCCTGGCCGCCCAGGACAAGGCCATGGCGACCGTCGCCAACAACCTGGCCAACGTCAACACCAACGGCTTCAAGAGCGATCGCGCGGTCTTCGAGGACCTGTTCTACGTCATCGAAAAGCAGCCGGGCGCCCAGGCCGACGAAATCAACACCGTGCCGTCCGGCATCCAGCTGGGCAGTGGTGTTCGCGTCGCCGGCACGCAGAAGGTGTTCACCGAGGGCAGCATCCAGACCACCGGCCAGCCGATGGATCTGGCTATCGTCGGCCGCGGCTTCTTCCAGGTCGAGTCGCCCAACGGCGACATCTTCTACACCGAGAACGGCCAGTTCCAGCTCAATGCCGAAGGCATGATGGTCAACGCCCAGGGCCTGCCGCTGAACCCGGCGATCGAAGTGCCTGAGGGCAGCACCGGCTTCACCGTCGGCAGCGACGGCATCGTCACTGCCGTGCTGGCCGGCGACACCCTGCCGTCCGAGCTGGGGCAGATCACCCTGGTCAACTTCACCAACCCCGGCGGGCTGGAAGCGCTGGGCGGCAACCTGTACCGCGAAACCGTCGCCAGCGGCGAGCCGGTGGAAGGCGTACCGGGCGAGGAGGGCCTGGGCCAGCTCAAGCAGGGCGTGCTGGAAGGCTCCAACGTGCAGGTGGTGGAAGCCATGGTGGCGATGATCGCCATCCAGCGCGCCTACGAGGCCAACGCCAAGGTCCTCGATGCCGCCAGCGGCATGCAGCAGTTCCTCAACCAGACCGTGTGA
- a CDS encoding flagellar basal body rod protein FlgF yields the protein MDRLGYTAMTAASRTMMSLQVRSNNLANVNTPGFRADLERAQAVAVEGYGYDSRHMALIENNGVSLAAGPMVATGRELDFAVKGNGLIVLQDGEGEAFTRQGSMQVDAEGRLTLNGRAVLGEGGPIVLPEYDRMEIGNDGTVSVMAPGDWMMAEVDRIRLVDVPAANLMKNQAGLLVTRDGEPAQPSEDVRLASGFLESSNVSAIDELASTMSLNRLFETQVKMMKAAEDLSDAGNRMIRGS from the coding sequence ATGGATCGCTTGGGATACACCGCGATGACGGCCGCCAGCCGCACGATGATGTCGCTGCAGGTGCGCTCGAACAACCTGGCCAACGTCAACACCCCCGGCTTTCGCGCCGATCTGGAGCGCGCCCAGGCCGTGGCGGTGGAAGGCTACGGCTACGACAGCCGGCACATGGCGCTGATCGAGAACAACGGCGTCAGCCTGGCCGCCGGGCCGATGGTGGCCACCGGTCGCGAGCTGGACTTCGCCGTCAAGGGCAACGGCTTGATCGTGTTGCAGGACGGCGAGGGCGAGGCCTTCACCCGTCAGGGCAGCATGCAGGTCGATGCCGAAGGACGCCTGACGCTCAACGGTCGTGCGGTGCTCGGTGAGGGTGGCCCCATCGTTCTGCCTGAGTACGACCGCATGGAAATCGGCAACGACGGCACCGTGTCGGTCATGGCGCCCGGCGACTGGATGATGGCCGAGGTCGACCGCATCCGTCTGGTCGACGTGCCCGCGGCCAACCTGATGAAGAACCAGGCCGGCCTGCTGGTGACCCGCGACGGCGAGCCGGCGCAGCCCAGCGAGGACGTGCGGCTGGCCAGCGGCTTTCTCGAGTCGAGCAACGTCTCGGCGATCGATGAGCTGGCCTCGACCATGAGCCTGAACCGCCTGTTCGAAACCCAGGTAAAGATGATGAAAGCCGCCGAGGACCTCTCCGACGCCGGCAACCGAATGATCCGCGGCAGCTGA
- the flgE gene encoding flagellar hook protein FlgE, translating to MSFNIALTGLSAVNEQLNTIGNNIANSGTVGFKSSRTNFGSLYAETQAMGVEVIGTTQSISQGGALTSTNRTLDLAISGGGFFVTRASNGDIGYTRAGIFGTDKDSYITNSLGQRLQGYPADATGNLQTGTVGDLQLRSGGIPARATDALSFVANLDANQEVPAVAFDPLAADSYNSTYTTKLYDSQGKEHTLTQYFVKTADNSWNAHYYVDGAALAGAPQALTFDTAGVLATPIGTVALAAPLAGGVAPLAIDLDYSGTSQYGSEFSVTNNRATGYAAGEQTGMTVEKDGRVYASYSNGERMLQGQVVLASFVNAEGLKNVSGTAWTETAASGAAMLGAPGVGQYGTLASGALESSNVDLTQQLVGLMEGQRNYQANTQVISTNKELTQVLFNAI from the coding sequence ATGAGCTTCAATATCGCCCTGACCGGCCTGTCCGCCGTCAACGAACAACTCAACACCATCGGCAACAACATCGCCAACTCCGGCACCGTGGGCTTCAAGTCCTCGCGTACCAACTTCGGCAGCCTGTATGCCGAGACCCAGGCCATGGGCGTGGAAGTGATCGGCACCACCCAGAGCATCAGCCAGGGCGGCGCGCTGACCTCGACCAACCGCACCCTCGATCTGGCCATCTCCGGTGGCGGCTTCTTCGTCACCCGCGCCAGCAATGGCGACATCGGCTACACCCGCGCCGGCATCTTCGGCACCGACAAGGACAGCTACATCACCAACAGCCTGGGCCAGCGCCTCCAGGGTTACCCCGCCGATGCCACCGGCAACCTGCAGACCGGCACCGTCGGTGACCTGCAGCTGCGCTCCGGCGGCATTCCGGCCCGCGCCACCGATGCGCTGAGCTTCGTCGCCAATCTGGATGCCAACCAGGAGGTCCCGGCCGTGGCCTTCGACCCGCTGGCGGCGGACAGCTACAACTCCACCTACACCACCAAGCTGTACGACTCTCAGGGTAAGGAACACACCCTGACCCAGTACTTCGTCAAGACTGCCGACAACAGCTGGAATGCCCATTACTACGTCGACGGCGCTGCCCTCGCTGGCGCCCCGCAGGCGCTGACCTTCGACACCGCTGGCGTGCTGGCCACTCCGATCGGCACGGTCGCCCTGGCCGCTCCGCTGGCCGGCGGCGTCGCGCCATTGGCCATCGACCTCGACTACAGCGGCACCAGCCAGTACGGCTCGGAGTTCAGCGTGACCAACAACCGTGCCACCGGCTATGCGGCTGGCGAACAGACCGGGATGACCGTGGAGAAGGACGGCAGGGTCTACGCCAGCTATTCCAATGGCGAGCGCATGCTGCAGGGCCAGGTGGTGCTGGCCAGCTTCGTCAATGCCGAAGGCCTGAAGAACGTCAGCGGCACGGCCTGGACCGAAACCGCCGCCTCCGGCGCGGCGATGCTCGGCGCTCCTGGCGTCGGCCAGTACGGCACCCTGGCCTCCGGCGCGCTGGAAAGCTCCAACGTCGACCTCACGCAGCAGCTGGTAGGCCTGATGGAAGGCCAGCGTAACTACCAGGCCAACACCCAGGTCATTTCCACCAACAAGGAACTGACCCAGGTCCTGTTCAACGCAATCTGA
- a CDS encoding transglycosylase SLT domain-containing protein → MSIVSLPHHLNAMRARNDGPSAARRQQLEMVSEQFEAMFLQQILKQMRKAGDVLSAGNPMRSRELDTMRDFYDEVLAETLAGKRQTGIADMLVQQLSGGLDGTAPAPVALGLATGASTQPVGQHALRGTWQRGVDALDNAWAAGKAGFRALVDSVIKHESSGNVAAVSPKGARGLMQLMPGTARDMAAELGLPFDEARLTSDADYNKRLGSAYLNKMLERYDGHQALALAAYNAGPGKVDEWLKNHGDPRRGEIDAASWIHKIPYQETRDYTRNILKDLQAANSQPREPQAAVQASGWPQAAQASLATAERLSQGQLLAAVEGKRISGGQPASVALNSAPAAVALDRQQPVAARHLSVAFAQPIRIDSKEALS, encoded by the coding sequence ATGAGCATCGTTTCCCTACCGCACCACCTCAATGCCATGCGCGCGCGCAACGACGGTCCGAGCGCCGCGCGCCGGCAGCAGCTGGAGATGGTTTCCGAGCAGTTCGAGGCCATGTTCCTGCAGCAGATCCTCAAGCAGATGCGCAAGGCCGGCGACGTGCTGTCGGCCGGCAACCCGATGCGTAGCCGCGAGCTGGACACCATGCGCGACTTCTACGACGAGGTGCTCGCCGAGACCCTGGCCGGCAAGCGCCAGACCGGGATTGCCGACATGCTGGTGCAGCAGCTCTCCGGCGGGCTGGACGGCACCGCCCCAGCGCCTGTTGCGCTCGGTCTGGCGACGGGCGCGAGCACGCAGCCGGTCGGCCAGCATGCGCTGCGCGGCACCTGGCAGCGCGGCGTCGATGCGCTGGACAACGCCTGGGCCGCGGGCAAGGCGGGCTTTCGCGCGCTGGTCGATAGCGTCATCAAGCATGAATCGAGCGGCAACGTGGCGGCGGTCTCGCCCAAGGGCGCCCGCGGCCTGATGCAGCTGATGCCGGGTACCGCCCGCGACATGGCCGCCGAACTCGGCCTGCCATTCGACGAAGCGCGGCTGACCAGCGATGCCGATTACAACAAGCGTCTCGGCAGCGCCTATCTGAACAAGATGCTCGAGCGCTACGACGGTCATCAGGCGCTGGCATTGGCGGCTTACAACGCCGGTCCCGGCAAGGTCGACGAGTGGCTGAAGAACCATGGCGACCCGCGCCGCGGCGAAATCGATGCGGCCAGCTGGATCCACAAGATTCCGTACCAGGAGACTCGCGACTACACGCGCAACATCCTCAAGGACCTGCAGGCTGCCAACAGCCAGCCACGCGAGCCGCAGGCCGCCGTGCAGGCGTCTGGCTGGCCGCAGGCAGCACAGGCCAGCCTGGCCACTGCCGAGCGCCTGTCGCAGGGGCAATTGCTGGCAGCTGTCGAGGGCAAGCGCATCAGCGGCGGACAGCCAGCGTCCGTCGCGCTTAATAGCGCGCCCGCCGCAGTCGCCTTGGATAGGCAACAGCCGGTTGCTGCCCGTCATCTCTCCGTGGCGTTCGCTCAACCGATCCGCATCGATTCGAAGGAAGCCTTGTCGTGA
- the flgH gene encoding flagellar basal body L-ring protein FlgH: MPMKPIALLFAFLLLGGCASFDELLPDEDSSEYEPLELDYSLPPTTGGGLFRSGYGGSLVSDRRAVRVGDILTVVLDESTQSSKSAGTSFGKESSVGIGVPTVLGKTYPDVETSASGEREFKGSAKSSQQNTLRGSIAVSVHRVLPNGTLLIKGEKALRLNQGDEYIRLTGLVRIDDINRYNQVSSQSVANAKISYAGRGVLNDSNSAGWLTRFFASPLFPL; encoded by the coding sequence ATGCCGATGAAGCCGATCGCCCTCCTGTTCGCCTTTCTGCTGCTCGGCGGCTGCGCCAGCTTCGACGAGCTGCTGCCGGACGAGGATTCCAGCGAGTACGAGCCGCTGGAACTCGACTACAGCCTGCCACCGACCACCGGCGGCGGTCTGTTCCGCTCCGGCTACGGCGGCTCGCTGGTCAGCGATCGGCGCGCAGTACGGGTCGGCGACATTCTCACCGTGGTGCTGGATGAGTCCACTCAGTCGAGCAAGAGCGCCGGCACCAGCTTCGGCAAGGAATCGAGCGTAGGCATCGGCGTGCCAACTGTTCTGGGCAAGACCTACCCGGACGTGGAAACCTCGGCCTCCGGCGAGCGTGAGTTCAAGGGCTCGGCCAAGAGCTCACAGCAGAACACCCTGCGCGGCTCGATCGCCGTCAGCGTGCACCGCGTGTTGCCGAACGGGACCTTGCTGATCAAGGGCGAGAAGGCCCTGCGCCTGAACCAGGGCGACGAGTACATCCGCCTGACCGGCCTGGTGCGAATCGATGACATCAACCGCTACAACCAGGTTTCTTCGCAGAGCGTGGCCAACGCCAAGATTTCCTACGCGGGCCGCGGCGTGCTCAACGACAGCAACTCGGCTGGCTGGCTGACGCGATTCTTCGCATCGCCGCTGTTCCCCCTTTAA
- the flgK gene encoding flagellar hook-associated protein FlgK, producing the protein MSVLSQIGYSGVRASQIALTATGQNIANVKTPGFSRLAPEMHSVGGQTATSIGGGVQVSSIRRLSNDFQNQQLWRASTDKNYYGTSQQYLTALEGLIHSEGSSVSVGLDNFFAALSEASSTPESIALRQQIIGEAKQLAQRFNGLNGNIGTQLNALQGQRVAMVAEINGLSGNIAELNAEILKMESAGRDTATLRDYRENLIKDLSQYAGIRVQEVADGTLTVSLANGQPLVAGATAGELRVEQNLAGEQELTLVFAKTTFPLVQEGLGGSLGALYDMEYGALRPAQADLHDMAAALAQMVNDTLAGGFDLNGNAGQPLFVYTPGSTSGMLAVTALTPEQLAFSSAGQSGTGEVGNNENLLALLELKSAKVNVAGSDVPLNDAYAGLVGRVGSASRQNKADLAAATVVAEQAQAQRDSVSAVNLDEEAVNLMAYEQAYQANMKVISTSNDLFNAVLAMF; encoded by the coding sequence GTGAGTGTCTTGAGTCAGATTGGCTACAGCGGCGTACGCGCCTCGCAGATCGCCCTAACCGCGACCGGGCAGAACATCGCCAACGTCAAAACGCCCGGCTTCAGCCGCCTGGCGCCGGAGATGCATTCGGTCGGCGGGCAGACTGCCACCAGCATCGGTGGCGGCGTGCAGGTCAGCAGCATCCGCCGGCTGTCCAACGATTTCCAGAATCAGCAGCTCTGGCGCGCCAGCACCGACAAGAACTACTACGGCACCAGCCAGCAGTATCTGACCGCGCTGGAAGGCCTGATCCACAGCGAAGGCTCCAGCGTCAGCGTCGGCCTGGACAACTTCTTCGCCGCGCTCAGCGAGGCCAGCTCGACGCCGGAATCCATCGCCCTGCGCCAGCAGATCATCGGCGAGGCCAAGCAGCTGGCGCAGCGCTTCAACGGCCTGAACGGCAACATCGGCACCCAGCTCAACGCCCTGCAGGGCCAGCGCGTGGCGATGGTCGCCGAGATCAACGGGCTGTCCGGCAACATCGCCGAGCTGAACGCGGAAATCCTCAAGATGGAGTCGGCCGGGCGCGATACCGCCACGCTGCGCGACTACCGCGAGAACCTGATCAAGGACCTCAGCCAGTACGCCGGCATCCGCGTGCAGGAAGTTGCCGATGGCACGCTCACCGTGTCCCTGGCCAACGGTCAGCCGCTGGTGGCGGGCGCGACGGCCGGTGAGCTGCGCGTGGAGCAGAACCTGGCCGGCGAACAGGAACTTACCCTGGTGTTCGCCAAGACCACCTTCCCGCTGGTACAGGAAGGCCTCGGCGGCTCGCTGGGCGCGCTCTACGACATGGAATACGGCGCGTTGCGTCCCGCCCAGGCGGACCTGCACGACATGGCCGCGGCCCTGGCGCAGATGGTCAACGACACCCTCGCCGGTGGCTTCGACCTCAATGGCAATGCCGGCCAGCCGCTGTTCGTCTACACCCCCGGCAGCACCAGCGGCATGCTCGCGGTGACCGCGCTGACGCCGGAACAACTGGCGTTCTCTTCTGCCGGCCAGAGCGGCACCGGCGAAGTCGGCAACAACGAGAATCTGTTGGCCCTGCTGGAGCTCAAGTCGGCCAAGGTCAACGTGGCCGGCAGCGATGTTCCGCTGAACGATGCCTACGCCGGCCTGGTCGGCCGCGTCGGCAGCGCCAGCCGGCAGAACAAGGCCGACCTCGCCGCCGCCACGGTTGTCGCCGAGCAGGCCCAGGCCCAGCGCGACAGCGTCAGCGCAGTGAACCTGGACGAGGAAGCGGTCAACCTGATGGCTTACGAACAGGCCTATCAGGCCAACATGAAAGTAATCAGCACCTCCAACGACCTGTTCAACGCCGTATTGGCGATGTTCTGA
- a CDS encoding flagellar basal body P-ring protein FlgI produces the protein MTSPLRSVKLFFAFLVLCWQLPAQAVPLMDLVDIEGIRGNQLIGYGLVVGLDGTGDKNQVKFTSHSVANMIKQFGINLPANVDPKLKNVAAVTVTATVPPSYSPGQSVDVTVSSLGDAKSLRGGQLLMTPLQGVDGEIYAVAQGALVVGGVNAKGASGSKVAINTSNSGLIPNGATVERMIPTDFTERPDVMLNVRQPSFQTVTRVVDAVDAYFGKGTATALNATKVSIRAPVTSTQRMSFMAMLERLDVEEGRVRPKVVFNSRTGTVVVGEGVRVKAAAVAHGSLTVTISERPQVSQPGPFSQGQTAVVPQSDVAVEQDRNAMFKWPEGASLESIINTINSLGATPDDVMSILQSLERAGALNAELIVM, from the coding sequence ATGACTAGCCCCTTGCGCTCCGTGAAGCTGTTCTTCGCCTTTCTTGTTCTGTGCTGGCAGCTGCCGGCGCAGGCCGTGCCGTTGATGGATCTGGTGGATATCGAGGGCATCCGCGGCAACCAGCTGATCGGCTACGGTCTGGTGGTCGGCCTCGATGGCACCGGCGACAAGAACCAGGTGAAGTTCACCAGCCACTCGGTGGCCAACATGATCAAGCAGTTCGGCATCAACCTGCCGGCCAACGTCGACCCCAAGCTGAAGAACGTTGCCGCAGTAACCGTTACCGCCACGGTGCCGCCGTCCTACAGCCCTGGGCAGAGCGTCGACGTCACCGTGTCCTCGCTGGGCGACGCCAAGAGCCTGCGCGGTGGCCAGCTGCTGATGACCCCGCTGCAGGGCGTCGATGGCGAAATCTATGCCGTGGCCCAGGGCGCGCTGGTGGTCGGCGGAGTGAATGCCAAAGGTGCCAGCGGTTCCAAGGTGGCGATCAATACCTCCAACAGCGGGCTGATCCCCAACGGCGCCACGGTGGAGCGGATGATTCCCACCGATTTCACTGAGCGCCCGGACGTGATGCTCAATGTGCGCCAGCCGAGCTTCCAGACCGTCACCCGCGTGGTCGATGCGGTCGATGCCTACTTCGGCAAGGGCACCGCCACCGCGCTCAATGCCACCAAGGTCTCGATTCGTGCCCCGGTCACCAGCACCCAGCGCATGAGTTTCATGGCCATGCTCGAACGCCTGGACGTTGAAGAAGGCCGCGTGCGGCCGAAGGTGGTGTTCAACAGCCGCACCGGCACTGTGGTGGTCGGCGAAGGCGTGCGGGTGAAGGCCGCTGCGGTCGCCCATGGTTCGCTTACCGTCACCATCAGCGAGCGGCCGCAGGTCAGCCAGCCGGGACCCTTCTCCCAGGGTCAGACCGCGGTGGTGCCGCAATCGGACGTCGCTGTCGAGCAGGACCGCAACGCCATGTTCAAGTGGCCCGAAGGTGCCAGCCTGGAAAGCATCATCAACACCATCAACAGCCTGGGCGCGACCCCGGATGACGTGATGAGCATTCTCCAGTCGCTGGAACGCGCCGGCGCGCTGAACGCCGAACTGATCGTGATGTAA